The following proteins are co-located in the Blastopirellula sediminis genome:
- the folP gene encoding dihydropteroate synthase — protein MTNDDLSARFPGRALSWKLRTRTLTFDRTPKLMAIVNVTPDSFSDGGSYFDPLQAIEHALRCAEEGAAILDIGGESTRPYSQPVDTSEELRRVIPVIARLSEVTDVPISIDTSKAVVAREAIAAGAQIINDVTGLTGDPYMIEAALESGVGVCAMHMQGTPQTMQDDPHYDDVVEDIFAYLAERRDALIAVGIETERICLDPGVGFGKTHQHNLELMAACGRYHELERPLLVGHSRKGFIGKFLENAEAPRTFGTVGGTLALARQGVQIIRVHDVRENFEALRLFVACGGADGTAGVIPS, from the coding sequence ATGACAAACGACGACCTCTCCGCCCGATTTCCTGGCCGCGCTCTCTCTTGGAAGCTGCGTACGCGCACGCTTACCTTCGATCGCACGCCCAAACTGATGGCGATCGTCAATGTGACGCCCGACAGCTTTTCTGACGGCGGCTCTTATTTCGATCCCTTACAAGCGATTGAACATGCCCTTCGCTGTGCGGAAGAAGGCGCTGCGATCCTCGACATCGGCGGCGAGAGCACGCGTCCCTACTCACAGCCGGTGGATACGTCGGAAGAACTCCGCCGCGTCATCCCGGTGATCGCTCGATTGAGTGAAGTGACTGACGTACCGATTTCGATCGATACTTCGAAAGCGGTCGTCGCCCGCGAAGCGATCGCCGCCGGAGCGCAGATCATCAATGACGTGACCGGCCTCACCGGCGACCCCTATATGATTGAGGCTGCCCTCGAGTCGGGCGTCGGCGTCTGTGCGATGCATATGCAAGGGACGCCGCAGACGATGCAAGACGACCCGCACTACGACGACGTCGTCGAGGACATTTTCGCTTACCTCGCCGAGCGTCGCGATGCGCTGATTGCTGTGGGTATTGAAACGGAGCGAATCTGTCTCGACCCCGGCGTCGGCTTTGGCAAAACCCATCAACACAATTTAGAGCTGATGGCCGCGTGCGGGCGTTATCATGAACTGGAACGACCGCTGCTAGTCGGACATTCGCGCAAAGGCTTCATCGGCAAGTTCCTGGAGAACGCGGAGGCGCCGAGAACCTTCGGAACCGTCGGCGGCACGCTCGCCCTGGCGCGACAAGGCGTGCAGATCATCCGCGTCCATGACGTGCGAGAAAACTTCGAAGCGTTGCGGCTGTTCGTCGCGTGCGGCGGAGCGGATGGAACTGCAGGGGTGATTCCGTCGTAG
- a CDS encoding hemolysin family protein: MNASLMFWTSCVGAAFMILSAVTGRVLHYLSWHELEEFCERRRQIRWFRTIHENHEDAAFAAQCLQVLGTAFFLVAGQAWLLDLGRTNTLTPAGFATDVAVVAFLLIASTIWLPWAVAEHFAPQFIYYTWRFWAVASVIFSPLAWGVRLVEGFIRRLANIPHEVVDEEEEFEDEIRTIVTEGLREGLLEEDAREMIESVIELGDIDVADVMTSRNEIDALPIETTWEDVVKFVQETGRTRIPAYQDGLDQIVGLLFVKDMLTELVKPEADRKSLRDLARPVAMVPKSMPIDELLKQFLRDRNHMAIVIDEYHAVAGLITIEDILEEIVGEIVDEHDLDEEEEIVRVTRDQAEVQGRAHIDDVNEELGLDLPVGDDYDTLAGMVISHLQRIPKTGDRLRIDDVEIVVLAADRRRIQKLKLTKLDPAESPSS; encoded by the coding sequence ATGAACGCGTCTCTGATGTTCTGGACCTCGTGCGTCGGCGCGGCATTCATGATTCTGTCGGCCGTCACGGGGCGAGTGCTGCACTATCTGAGCTGGCACGAATTAGAAGAGTTTTGCGAACGGCGGCGACAGATTCGCTGGTTCCGCACGATTCACGAAAACCACGAAGACGCCGCCTTCGCCGCCCAATGTTTGCAGGTCTTGGGGACCGCCTTCTTTCTGGTCGCCGGTCAGGCCTGGTTGCTCGACTTGGGACGAACTAATACGCTCACTCCGGCCGGCTTTGCGACCGACGTAGCGGTCGTCGCCTTCCTCTTAATCGCGTCGACGATCTGGCTTCCCTGGGCGGTCGCCGAACATTTCGCACCGCAGTTTATCTACTACACTTGGCGATTTTGGGCGGTGGCGAGCGTCATCTTCTCGCCGCTGGCCTGGGGCGTCCGTCTGGTCGAAGGCTTCATTCGCCGGTTGGCGAACATCCCGCACGAAGTAGTCGACGAAGAAGAAGAGTTTGAAGACGAAATCCGCACGATCGTGACCGAAGGGCTCCGCGAAGGTCTGCTTGAAGAAGATGCCCGAGAAATGATTGAGAGCGTCATCGAGCTGGGAGATATCGACGTTGCCGACGTGATGACCTCTCGTAACGAGATCGACGCCTTGCCGATCGAAACGACCTGGGAAGACGTGGTCAAATTCGTCCAAGAGACCGGCCGCACTCGCATTCCCGCCTACCAGGATGGGCTCGATCAGATCGTCGGCCTCCTCTTTGTGAAGGACATGCTGACCGAACTGGTCAAGCCGGAAGCCGATCGGAAGTCGCTCCGCGATCTGGCTCGTCCCGTTGCGATGGTGCCGAAGTCGATGCCGATTGACGAACTCTTGAAGCAGTTCCTGCGTGATCGAAATCATATGGCGATCGTGATTGATGAATATCACGCCGTCGCTGGTCTGATCACGATCGAGGACATTCTCGAGGAAATCGTCGGCGAGATCGTCGATGAGCACGATCTGGACGAAGAGGAAGAAATCGTCCGCGTCACCCGCGACCAGGCCGAAGTGCAAGGTCGAGCACACATTGACGATGTGAACGAAGAACTGGGGCTCGATCTGCCGGTTGGCGACGACTACGACACCCTCGCCGGCATGGTGATCAGCCATTTGCAGCGAATCCCCAAGACCGGGGATCGCCTCCGAATCGACGATGTCGAGATCGTCGTGCTAGCGGCCGATCGTCGTCGCATCCAAAAGTTGAAGCTGACGAAGCTCGACCCGGCCGAATCCCCATCGTCGTAA
- a CDS encoding tetratricopeptide repeat protein, with protein sequence MKRMPGQGCPRRSLWAGSLCVAACATALLGCATWRPGGATKVAETPEATSGVRQVSFEENEPPGAEVDPVTVEKKSWWETIGVERSVRESIGKVEQDKARAKRLYAEAEALYDQGMKAPVDKRDASLHKAAKSFALAGKYYTESDLEENSLMYAAECYYFLDEYPDAVEMYGKLIKKYPNTKYLDQVGNRRFKLARYWVERYNENPDAALTPNFTDEQRPLFDRFGNAIKLYDMIRLDDPTGKLADDATLAAANANFKLGKYEAADRFYTDLRQNFPSSEHQFIAHYLGMFCKLKMYQGPSYDGQSLDEAGKLADRMERQFPDRVVEHREAIDAAKKEIRAKQAERLWHLATFFEGRQQYGGARFYYYQVIQEFPNSNMADAARDRMKEIADRPDHPVQHAKWLVDLVDYDEDKDMPKIAPEDTTPKTANVQAP encoded by the coding sequence ATGAAACGAATGCCGGGACAAGGATGCCCCCGTCGATCGTTATGGGCAGGAAGCCTTTGCGTCGCCGCTTGCGCGACGGCGTTGTTGGGCTGCGCTACATGGCGACCAGGCGGCGCGACGAAAGTCGCCGAGACCCCCGAAGCGACCAGTGGCGTTCGCCAGGTTTCGTTTGAAGAAAACGAGCCCCCAGGCGCCGAAGTCGATCCGGTCACTGTCGAGAAAAAGTCGTGGTGGGAAACGATTGGGGTCGAGCGTTCCGTTCGCGAATCGATCGGCAAAGTGGAGCAAGACAAAGCCCGCGCCAAGCGTCTCTACGCTGAAGCGGAAGCTCTCTACGATCAAGGGATGAAAGCCCCGGTCGACAAGCGGGACGCGTCGCTGCACAAAGCGGCGAAGTCCTTCGCCCTGGCCGGCAAGTACTACACGGAGTCGGACCTCGAAGAAAACTCGCTGATGTACGCAGCCGAGTGTTATTACTTCCTCGACGAATATCCCGACGCCGTCGAAATGTACGGCAAGCTGATCAAAAAGTACCCGAACACCAAGTACTTGGACCAGGTTGGCAATCGCCGGTTCAAATTGGCCCGCTATTGGGTCGAACGCTATAACGAAAACCCCGACGCGGCCCTCACGCCGAACTTTACCGACGAACAGCGTCCGCTGTTCGACCGCTTCGGCAACGCGATCAAGTTGTACGACATGATCCGTTTGGACGATCCGACCGGCAAGCTGGCGGACGACGCCACCCTGGCCGCTGCGAACGCCAACTTCAAGCTAGGCAAATACGAAGCGGCCGATCGCTTCTACACCGACCTGCGGCAGAACTTCCCCTCCAGCGAGCATCAATTCATCGCCCACTATCTCGGCATGTTCTGCAAGCTGAAGATGTACCAGGGACCTTCCTACGACGGTCAGTCGCTGGACGAAGCGGGCAAACTGGCCGACCGGATGGAGCGACAATTCCCCGATCGCGTCGTCGAGCATCGCGAAGCGATCGATGCGGCGAAAAAGGAAATTCGGGCCAAGCAAGCGGAACGCCTCTGGCACTTGGCGACCTTCTTTGAGGGACGTCAACAGTATGGCGGCGCTCGCTTCTACTACTACCAGGTGATTCAGGAATTCCCGAACTCGAACATGGCCGACGCCGCACGCGACCGGATGAAGGAGATCGCCGATCGTCCTGACCATCCGGTGCAGCATGCGAAGTGGCTCGTCGATCTGGTCGACTACGACGAGGATAAGGACATGCCGAAGATCGCTCCGGAAGATACGACGCCGAAAACCGCAAACGTTCAGGCCCCATGA
- the lptE gene encoding LPS assembly lipoprotein LptE: MIDRRWILLPLLVSLLSAGCACYQIGARTLYRPDIQTVYVPMFPSESFRRGMGERLTEAVVREIEATTPYKVVSKEMADSTLSGELVTDQKAVIAENGLDEARVIQETLTVVYRWTDARGNAIRDPLSLSLSPALSAATINNSSKYVPEAGQTMAIAQEEAIRDLAVQIVRNMQAPW, encoded by the coding sequence ATGATCGATCGTCGCTGGATCTTGTTGCCGCTGTTGGTCTCACTGTTGAGTGCGGGCTGCGCCTGTTATCAGATTGGCGCTCGCACCCTCTACCGGCCTGACATTCAGACGGTCTACGTGCCGATGTTTCCCTCCGAGTCGTTTCGCCGGGGAATGGGGGAACGTTTGACCGAAGCGGTGGTCCGGGAGATCGAAGCGACCACGCCGTACAAAGTGGTTTCCAAGGAAATGGCCGACAGTACGCTGAGCGGCGAATTGGTTACCGATCAAAAAGCGGTCATCGCCGAAAACGGCCTCGATGAAGCCCGCGTGATTCAGGAAACGTTGACCGTCGTTTATCGCTGGACCGACGCCCGCGGCAACGCGATTCGCGATCCGCTCTCTCTGTCGTTATCGCCTGCCCTGTCGGCCGCGACGATCAACAATTCCAGCAAGTACGTCCCCGAAGCGGGGCAAACGATGGCGATCGCCCAGGAAGAGGCGATCCGCGACCTGGCGGTCCAAATCGTCCGAAACATGCAAGCGCCCTGGTGA
- the recO gene encoding DNA repair protein RecO, translating into MSSEKTTGIVIRIVEFSESSCITTLFTEDFGKITGIAKGCRRPKSAFESAIDLLSLCRIVFLHKTSDSLDILTEAKLLRKFRSAQRSLPHLYAGYYIAELLTQFTHESDPYTELFHITDQTLAELDSGGNVPKLVLHFELSLLRLLGQLPELSFCVDTGRPAPKTGRVPLGLLAGGILSPEARAGHRQVIDVSAETLEIFRRFAEPGDVWRETEIPPKRSGECRGVINRYITHQAGHRLKMHDMLGMLSE; encoded by the coding sequence ATGTCGAGCGAAAAAACAACCGGGATCGTCATTCGCATCGTCGAATTCAGCGAGAGCAGCTGCATAACCACGCTCTTTACCGAGGATTTCGGCAAAATCACTGGGATCGCGAAGGGGTGTCGCCGCCCGAAAAGCGCGTTCGAGTCTGCTATTGACCTCCTATCCCTCTGTCGCATAGTGTTCCTCCACAAAACGAGCGACTCCCTCGACATCCTGACCGAAGCGAAGTTACTCCGAAAATTTCGCTCGGCTCAGCGTAGCTTGCCCCATTTGTATGCGGGGTACTACATCGCGGAGTTGCTCACGCAGTTTACGCACGAGTCCGATCCGTACACGGAGCTATTCCACATCACGGATCAGACTTTGGCCGAACTTGATAGCGGCGGCAACGTACCGAAGCTGGTGCTTCATTTCGAGTTGTCGCTATTGAGGTTGTTGGGGCAACTGCCGGAATTGTCGTTTTGCGTCGATACCGGAAGACCTGCTCCCAAAACGGGTCGCGTGCCGCTGGGGCTGTTGGCGGGAGGCATTTTGTCTCCGGAAGCCAGAGCCGGACATCGGCAGGTGATCGACGTCAGTGCGGAAACGTTAGAGATCTTCCGTCGGTTCGCCGAACCGGGAGACGTATGGCGAGAGACGGAAATCCCGCCTAAGCGCAGCGGCGAATGCCGGGGCGTTATTAATCGATACATCACGCATCAAGCGGGCCATCGGCTTAAGATGCACGACATGCTGGGAATGTTGAGCGAATGA